A region of Phalacrocorax carbo chromosome 9, bPhaCar2.1, whole genome shotgun sequence DNA encodes the following proteins:
- the SSTR1 gene encoding somatostatin receptor type 1, translated as MLPNGTCTRLPGGAGSDSDSGGSDRGGGGAGSASEEAAAGGMDSGGRNSSGAPNSTLSESQGSAILISFIYSVVCLVGLCGNSMVIYVILRYAKMKTATNIYILNLAIADELLMLSVPFLVTSTLLHHWPFGSLLCRLVLSVDAINMFTSIYCLTVLSVDRYIAVVHPIKAARYRRPTVAKMVNLGVWVLSILIILPIIIFSNTAANSDGTVACNMLMPEPTQRWLVVFVVYTFLMGFLLPVVAICLCYILIIAKMRMVALKAGWQQRKRSERKITLMVMMVVMVFVICWMPFYIVQLVNVFVEQDDATISQLSVILGYANSCANPILYGFLSDNFKRSFQRLLCLSWMDNAAEEPIDYYATALKSRAYSVEDFPPDNLESGSMYRNGTCTSRITTL; from the coding sequence ATGCTCCCCAATGGCACCTGCACCAGGCTTCCGGGCGGTGCAGGCAGCGACAGCGACAGCGGCGGCAGCGACCGAGGTGGCGGCGGAGCCGGCAGCGCCtcggaggaggcggcggcggggggcatGGACTCGGGCGGCAGGAACTCCTCCGGCGCCCCGAACAGCACCCTGAGTGAGTCTCAGGGCAGCGCCATCCTCATCTCGTTCATCTACTCCGTGGTATGCCTGGTGGGGCTGTGCGGCAACTCCATGGTCATCTACGTGATCCTACGCTACGCCAAGATGAAGACGGCCACCAACATCTACATCCTCAACTTGGCTATTGCAGATGAGCTGCTGATGCTCAGCGTCCCCTTTCTGGTCACCTCCACCCTGCTGCACCACTGGCCCTTTGGCTCGCTGCTCTGCCGCCTGGTGCTCAGCGTGGATGCCATCAACATGTTCACCAGCATCTACTGCCTGACCGTGCTCAGTGTGGACCGCTACATTGCTGTGGTGCACCCCATCAAGGCGGCTAGGTACCGCCGGCCCACCGTGGCTAAGATGGTCAATCTGGGTGTCTGGGTGCTTTCCATCCTCATCATCCTGCCTATCATCATCTTCTCCAACACAGCAGCCAACAGTGATGGAACGGTGGCTTGCAACATGCTCATGCCAGAGCCCACCCAGAGGTGGCTGGTGGTCTTTGTGGTCTACACCTTTCTGATGGGCTTCTTGCTGCCTGTGGTGGCCATCTGCCTCTGCTACATCCTCATCATTGCCAAGATGCGCATGGTGGCCCTGAAGGCTGGCTGGCAGCAACGCAAACGCTCGGAGCGCAAGATCACCCTCATGGTcatgatggtggtgatggtctTTGTCATCTGCTGGATGCCCTTCTACATTGTGCAGCTGGTCAATGTCTTCGTAGAACAGGATGATGCCACCATCAGCCAGCTCTCCGTCATCTTGGGCTATGCCAACAGCTGTGCCAACCCCATCCTCTATGGCTTTCTCTCGGACAACTTCAAGCGGTCCTTCCAGCGGCTGCTCTGCCTCAGTTGGATGGACAATGCTGCAGAGGAACCCATCGACTACTATGCCACTGCCCTCAAGAGCAGGGCATACAGCGTGGAGGACTTTCCCCCAGACAACTTGGAGTCAGGGAGCATGTACAGGAATGGCACTTGCACCTCCAGGATTACGACCCTCTGA
- the CLEC14A gene encoding C-type lectin domain family 14 member A — MPRSTLAPDTFPPAGPGEGRGRGDGAGVGRRGRPGPARAGAELRRSRRGKPAPLGPPRRAAGMRRAGPWCLLLAAACALGRAPPPRAAVRCQPDGACFSAHLANGSYDKARSACGGQRGGLAWVSGEAELRLLLGLLAETAGPAPSLFWVGLKRNAAACTDEGQPLRGFSWEGADDGAAPREVPAALGRWVKEPMKSCLTLRCAGLHLGAATPGGGPSWGWKEQICQRESQGYVCKYQYEGACPDLSPAGALRLDYRLPFEKRSAGPGFSPPGTMLSVACPGGEVQLTCQPHRGGFAWKGAEDGTPCAATGAATTAAGGPAETPGARQSPSAPAPGGSAAPPGEGVETAAPPPSSSNYVFILVAIAVVVLVILVMTVMGVCKLCFSKKSEGRGDKKPPKAGSKAEAGSAEPSGAEGGD, encoded by the coding sequence ATGCCGAGGTCAACCCTGGCTCCCGACACGTTTCCTCCGGCGGGCCCGGGGGAGGGCCGTGGGCGCGGGGACGGCGCTGGGGTGGGACGGCGCGGCCGGCCGGGGCCAGCCCGAGCCGGGGCCGAGCTCCGCCGCAGCCGCCGGGGCAAGCCCGCGCCCCTcggcccgccgcgccgcgccgccgggaTGAGGCGGGCCGGGCCCTGGTGCCTGCTCCTGGCCGCGGCCTGCGCCctgggccgggccccgccgccgcgggccgCCGTGCGCTGCCAGCCCGACGGCGCCTGCTTCAGCGCCCACCTCGCCAACGGCTCGTACGACAAGGCCCGCAGCGCCtgcggcgggcagcggggcggccTGGCCTGGGTCAGCGGCGAGGCGgagctgcggctgctgctggggctgctggcggAGACGGCGGGACCCGCGCCCTCGCTTTTCTGGGTCGGGCTCAAGAGGAACGCCGCCGCCTGCACCGACGAGGGGCAGCCGCTCCGCGGCTTCTCCTGGGAGGGCGCCGACgacggggcggccccgcgggaGGTGCCGGCGGCGCTCGGCCGGTGGGTGAAGGAGCCCATGAAGTCCTGCCTCACCCTCCGCTGCGCCGGGCTGCACCTGGGGGCGGCGACCCCCGGGGGCGgccccagctggggctggaagGAGCAGATCTGCCAGCGGGAGAGCCAGGGCTACGTCTGCAAGTACCAGTACGAGGGCGCCTGCCCCGACCTCAGCCCCGCGGGCGCCCTCCGCCTCGACTACCGCCTCCCCTTCGAGAAGCGCAGCGCTGGACCCGGTTTCAGCCCGCCGGGCACCATGCTGAGCGTGGCGTGCCCCGGCGGGGAGGTGCAGCTCACCTGCCAGCCCCACCGGGGCGGCTTCGCCTGGAAGGGGGCAGAGGACGGGACGCCCTGCGCGGCCACCGGGGCGGCCACCACCGCCGCGGGCGGCCCCGCGGAGACGCCGGGTGCCAGGCAAAGCCCCTCCGCCCCGGCACCCGGCGGCTCAGCGGCGCCGCCCGGCGAGGGAGTCGAGACGGCTGCTccgccgccctcctcctccaACTACGTTTTCATCCTGGTGGCGATCGCGGTGGTGGTGCTGGTCATCCTGGTCATGACAGTCATGGGGGTCTGCAAGCTCTGCTTCAGCAAGAAATCCGAGGGCCGGGGGGACAAGAAGCCGCCGAAGGCCGGCAGCAAGGCGGAGGCGGGCTCCGCGGAGCCGAGTGGGGCAGAGGGCGGCGACTAG